In Camarhynchus parvulus chromosome Z, STF_HiC, whole genome shotgun sequence, a genomic segment contains:
- the DIRAS2 gene encoding GTP-binding protein Di-Ras2, which produces MPEQSNDYRVVVFGAGGVGKSSLVLRFVKGTFRESYIPTIEDTYRQVISCDKSICTLQITDTTGSHQFPAMQRLSISKGHAFILVYSITSRQSLEELKPIYEQICQIKGDIESIPIMLVGNKNDENQNREVESSEGEAMAKKWKCAFMETSAKTNHNVKELFQELLNLEKRRTVSLQIDGKKSKQQKRKEKLKGKCVVM; this is translated from the coding sequence aTGCCGGAGCAAAGCAACGATTATAGGGTAGTTGTGTTTGGAGCTGGAGGAGTGGGAAAAAGTTCTTTGGTCTTGAGATTTGTGAAAGGCACTTTCAGAGAGAGCTACATCCCCACCATTGAAGACACCTATCGGCAGGTGATCAGCTGTGATAAGAGCATATGCACTTTGCAGATAACTGACACTACAGGGAGCCATCAATTTCCAGCCATGCAACGTCTCTCTATTTCTAAAGgacatgcttttattttggtttactCTATCACCAGCCGACAGTCTTTGGAGGAACTCAAGCCAATCTACGAGCAAATATGTCAGATTAAAGGAGACATAGAAAGCATTCCAATAATGCTGGTGGGGAACAAAAATGATGAGAACCAAAATCGTGAGGTAGAAAGCAGTGAAGGAGAAGCCATGGCTAAGAAGTGGAAATGTGCCTTCATGGAGACCTCTGCCAAGACAAACCACAATGTGAAAGAGTTATTCCAAGAATTGCTAAACCTGGAGAAACGCAGGACTGTGAGTTTGCAAATTGATGGCAAAAAAAGCAAGcaacagaaaaggaaggagaagctgaaaggaaaatgtgtggTGATGTGA